In Acipenser ruthenus chromosome 53, fAciRut3.2 maternal haplotype, whole genome shotgun sequence, the following proteins share a genomic window:
- the LOC117970440 gene encoding serine/threonine-protein kinase ULK1-like, translating into METVGKFEYSMKDVLGQGAFGMVFKGRHKEKNGEVAIKCIHTKNLSFDQTYWTQLDREIQILKGLKHDNFVRLYDFQKTSSCVYLVMEYCNGGDLADYLKSKGPLNEDTIRLFLLQITSAMKVLQSKGVIHRDLKPQNILLALTGGDKSNPRNIRLKIADFGLARFQPTNMMALTMCGTPLYMAPEVIMAKTYDAKVDLWSIGIIVYQCLTGQIPFQASNPQELCRLFEKHKNLTPNIPQGISTHLRHLLCGLLQCNPKDRIEFDTFFRHPFLGVSSPKKNSKEAAIQSRQAPEPKTRADFLKYYCQLTLDPNTAHRELCLSEGNRKVTRRREVQPYPDHPDRFDILYQVLCKEGLSGSPCYWEIEWSGREGVDIGVAYKGIDPKGEDISFQLGHNNKSWKLFCCDSRYSAWQNNNASEVKLFCSPRIGVYLDFTAGTLSFYGVSGDKMTPLHRFQTTFTEKLYPGFYIYSDSSVRVCKLK; encoded by the exons ATGGAGACAGTGGGGAAATTTGAGTACAGCATGAAAGATGTCCTAGGACAAGGTGCATTTGGTATGGTATTTAAGGGAAGGCACAAAGAG aaaaacgGTGAAGTTGCCATCAAATGTATACACACGAAAAACCTCTCTTTTGATCAAACTTACTGGACACAGTTAGACAGGGAGATACAGATTTTAAAG gGGCTGAAACATGACAATTTTGTGAGATTGTATGATTTCCAG aaaACATCTAGTTGTGTCTATCTGGTGATGGAG tACTGCAATGGAGGGGATCTGGCAGACTACCTGAAAT CCAAAGGGCCCCTAAATGAGGACACAATCCGTCTGTTCCTGCTGCAGATCACATCTGCCATGAAAGTGCTGCAGAGCAAGGGAGTCATCCACCGAGACCTCAAACCACAGAACATCCTGCTGGCCCTTACAGGAGGGGACAAATCCAACCCCAGAAACATTCGCTTGAAGATTG CCGACTTTGGGTTAGCCAGATTCCAGCCAACCAATATGATGGCACTTACAATGTGTGGTACTCCTCTGTACATG GCTCCTGAAGTTATAATGGCCAAGACCTATGATGCAAAAGTTGATCTATGGAGTATAGGAATCATAGTGTACCAATGTCTGACTGGCCAGATCCCATTTCAG GCTAGCAACCCTCAAGAGCTCTGTCGCCTCTTTGAGAAACACAAGAACTTGACTCCCAA CATCCCACAGGGGATCTCCACTCACTTGCGCCACCTACTGTGCGGGCTGTTGCAGTGCAATCCTAAAGATCGCATTGAATTTG ATACATTTTTCAGACACCCATTCCTCGGAGTGAGCTCACCCAAGAAAAATT CAAAAGAAGCTGCCATTCAAAGTCgacaggctccagagccaaagaCCAGagctgactttttaaaat attactgtcagctcacactggaccccaacacagcacatagagagctctgtctgtctgaagggaacagaaaggtaaCACGACGGAGAGAGGTCCAGCCATATCCTGATCACCCAGATAGATTTGACATATTGTACCAAGTGCTTTGCAAAGAGGGTTTGTCTGGGTCTCCCTgctactgggagattgagtggagtggcaGGGAGGGGGTAGATATAGGAGTCGCATATAAAGGAATCGACCCGAAAGGAGAGGACATTTCCTTTCAGCTTGGACACAATAACAAGTCCTGGAAATTGTTCTGCTGTGATTCCAGGTACTCTGCCTGGCAGAATAACAATGCATCTGAAGTAAAATTATTCTGCTCCCCCAGAATAGGGGTGTATCTGGACTTTACTGCTGGCACGCTATCATTTTATGGAGTCTCTGGAGACAAAATGACCcccctgcacagattccaaaccacatttaCTGAGAAACTCTATCCTGGGTTTTATATTTATTCTGATTCCAGTGTAAGAGTCTGCAAGCTGAAGTAG